In the Sebastes fasciatus isolate fSebFas1 chromosome 12, fSebFas1.pri, whole genome shotgun sequence genome, ATTTGTGCACATTTACAATAGGACCACATTTTAGTATTTTAACAAAGTATTTATAGCTAATAAGTGAATGAAATGAGTTTAAGTCAAGTTCTTACCTTAGTGGCTGGGACAGCAGAGCTCTCCTGAATGCAAATGACGGCGAGCACGACGGCCACTGCAACCGCAACACTGAATGTCTTCATCTTCGGACGGTTTGACTGGTTTGAGTTTATAAGTCAACTAGATCTTTTGGTGACTCTTGTCAGCTCCTTTGACTTCTTCCCCTGTCTGATGGTTGAGTGTGAAAAATGTGTTGCTATTTATACTCCCTTAGGCCACTGTTGCCTCATGGACTTACAGTACAGCACCTGCTTTCAGGAAGGGGCTTGCATCACATTGGGAATGGGAAATTCCTCAGCATTGGTAATGGGAAATTcctatgtttttgtttgtctgttccACATATCAATCATTAACTTTTGTTTCATGTGTCGGTTTGTTTACAGCTCTATCGTTTATACTTATTCTGTACTTCCAAGCATCTTTCAGTTACGTATGATGAAGAACCcatataacatacagtattaaAATGACAGCCAATTTTGTAAatgcttttgttttcttataACATTACTGCCAGATTTCTtgagtaagtagctgtgtaacaagcgggataatgtacagctagcgggtcaatGTTGTGAAATCAACGTCTCCGCGTCGGGGTctatcgccctgtcagggtttatttcacaacaatgaccggctcgctgtacattaccTCTTACTTAATAGATCAATTTAAACAACACactgaaacattttaaacagtGTTACATGAATGATGGTAATGACAATgatatatagtatagtgtatatatagggCCATTTAaatttgcagtaaaatatattttgcaaTATCCCTTACTTCACTCATCTATTGATAACCTGATCACCTGCATAGCTGTTGCTTTAACTTGAGATGAaattaaaaaagcctttttaacccttttagttCACCTCCCCGGTCATATTGTGCacttatttaacaatatatgcaaacaattttacaaaaatataatgATCTTTTCTTCCTTTAAAATGGAATGACGTGTGCTTACGTAAGCTAGTACTAACCGAATTTTCGttaatatcatgacatccatccataAGTCAATCTACAACTTTTTGCAACAAGGGAGTTGTTTGTGCTCTGTAACTCCGTTTCGTGCTAAATCCTAAGACTGCCCATTTTTTATCAGCAAATCAAATgcgaaggatttgatttaaGTCCTTCTTGTAACTTTACACCGCTCAACTATGCTGTTTCACTGGGAAATAGAGTGCTGTATTTCTGTAGACAACTTCTATGTAACttagaagttagcatcaccctgggttctttcgacaaaaagccaacggatttttccatttggttttggattattacagaaaatgagctctgtggtaaacacacgttaatacttacacgttttgttcagcaaaataatcttcacaaatgaacaccacttttatgatttttgaagtgtgaattcaatcgccagaagtaaaaagctaacgtcaggctataaacaaactacaccacggtagCATGAATGTGAGTAATGTtacctttttaactttttatttttttattttttctaaataaagATAAAGGCTTCATCTGTCACCTGTCCCATCTGTTATAAAGTAGCCTACCAGACCCTGCTCTAGTTCATTACATGATTGAGCAATGAGCAAACTTCATGAAATATAAactcattttattacatttggacTCTTACATTATCAGACAGTTGCCACATGCCCAGCTGAACAACTTTAGTAGCCCTActatacagacgtggacaaaattgttggtacccttccgttaaagaaagaaaaacccacaatggtcactgaaataacttgaaactgacaaaagtaataataaataaaaatgtactgaaaattaactaatgaaaatcagatattgcttttgaattgtggttcaacagaatcattttaaaaaacaaactaatgaaactggcctggacaaaaatgatggtacccttaacttaatattttgttgcacaaccttttgaggcaatcactgcaatcaagcgatttctgtaactctcaatgagacttctgcacctgtcgacaggtatgttggcccactcctcttgagcaaactgctccagctgtctcaggtttgacgggtgccttctccagactgcatgtttcagctcctcacagatgttcaataggatttagatccgggctcatagaaggccacttcagaatagtccaatgttttgttcttagccattcttgggtgtttttagctgtgttttgggtcattatcctgtttgaggacccatgacctgcaactgagaccaagctttctgacactgggcagcacatttcgctccagaatgccttgattgtGTTCAGATTTtattgtaccctgcacagattcaagacaccctgtgtcagatgcagcaaagcagccccagaacataaccgagcctcctccatgtttcacattaggtacagtgttcttttctttgtatgcttcataTTTGCGTCTgtaaacatagagctgatgtgacttgccaaaaagctccagttttgtctcatctgtccaaaggacattctcccagaagctttgtggcttgtcaatatgcattttggcaaattccagtctcgtttttttatgatttggtgtcctccttggtcgtcttccattaagtccactttggctcaaacagcgacggatggtgtgatctgacactgatgtaccttgaccttggagttcacctctaatcttcGTACGTAACTGAAAGATGCTTGGAAGTACAGAATAAGTATAAACGATAGAGCTGTAAACAAACCGACACATGAAACAAAAGTTAATGATTGATATGTggaacagacaaacaaaaaaataggaATTTCCAATTACCAATGCTGAGGAATTTCCCATTCCCATTGTGATGCAAGCCCCTTCCTGAAAGCAGGTGCTGTACTGTAAGTCCATGAGGCAACAGTGGCCTAAGGGAGTATAAATAGCAACACATTTTTCACACTCAACCATCAGACAGGGGAAGAAGTCAAAGGAGCTGACAAGAGTCACCAAAAGATCTAGTTGACTTATAAACTCAAACCAGTCAAACCGTCCGAAGATGAAGACATTCAGTGTTGCGGTTGCAGTGGCCGTCGTGCTCGCCGTCATTTGCATTCAGGAGAGCTCTGCTGTCCCAGCCACTAAGGTAAGAACTTGACTTAAACTCATTTCATTCACTTATTAGCTATAAATACTTTGTTAAAATACTAAAATGTGGTCCTATTGTAAATGTGCACAAATCCTCAACAGGTGCAAGAGCTGGAGGAGCCAATGAGCAATGACAATCCAGTTGCTGCTGACCATGAGGAGACATCAGTGGACTCACTGAAGGTATGTTCAGTTATCTGAGGGGAATTTGGTCAAATACACTGAGTGAATTTAAATGTAAGTGGATGTGTTTTCCCTACAAAGTGCCCTGATGCTCTccatagagggagagagaataaACAGGAGTGAGTGATGATGCTGTTGGAGATGAATACATTTCTCATGTATCTTGTCTCTCACACAGATGCTGTATAACAACAGGGAGAAGCGTGACCTTAAGTGTCGTTTTTGCTGCAACTGCTGCATCACAGGCTGTGGAGTGTGCTGCTCAAAAAGATTCTGAGGGTTCCTGCTCCAACGACAATTGTTGTAACATTCAAATGTTTCTAGTCATGCTGTAGTTAATGTGCATGCGACTGCATCATCCACATATTTTGCTAAATGTCTGATACTGCAGTGaattatcaaaataaactttaatatCACTGAATGAAagtgtgtacatgtgttttAATTACAAATATAAATGGGCCATTTTcacagaagatattttggcatGTCAGAgtagtaaaaacaaatacacaaaggTGTAGACAATAACATGAATGATGGcaaagtttcgtgactgcatcaCCCCTGGCCTGATTTGCACCtatcgcaagatggtctctgGTTTATATGGTCTATATTTCACTCACTCTACCATCCCAGCAAATCTTTGCTGGGATGGTAgagtgagtgaaatatacatttcagtcttcacAAGTTTCCATAATCCTTTTGTAAATGTAGAAGCCTACATTATCATATTAGATAGCacagtgtattctaatataacaaaaatgggtactgtagatagacagaggaaaaaaggttcatgAGTGTTGATTATTTTACGTTTTTTCACACattgattcaagattcaagagttttatttgtcacatactcATACAGGAAGTGCAGTGAAATGCAAAGTGTCACAAGATTGTGCAAACGACAACAACAActatacaaatatatttaaaatgtaagaaaaattAAAGGGACAAAGGTATTATTTTTACAGTAGGAGGGATCAGTATGCAATGtggaatataaatataagtgtgaatagaataataataagtgtattctctgtatgtagccctatgtgtgtgtgtgtgtgtgaacgtgtgtGGATAAGAGGGGCAGAGTGTGGCGCTTGGTGGGCTCCCTGGtgaggtcagagttcacagTCCTGATGGCCTGGGGAAAGAGACTCCGTCTCAGTCTCTCTGTTTTGGCTGCTTGGCTGCGGAGGCACTTGCCTGaccgcagcagcaggaacagtCCTTTGTTTGGGTGGTGAGGATCCTTCATATTGATGATGATGCCACtatcctcccctctctctgtaatcTTTCAGATTTCCCATTCCAAGTACCTGAGCTAATTGGCATGCATTGCTCCCGGGTTGTGACCCAGGTCATATCCGAGTCGTCATGACCAGGGATTAACCCGTgttgactggcttggtttgaattgacaaaagaaGGGTTGAACATGGGTCAgataaccctggtccaaccctggtcattggtgtgaaagagGTATCATTGGAAAGGGAGTTTTTTTCTGTCTATTAAAACAATACAGTTTACATTATATTTACTATCCATGTTTTACCAGGACAAGACAGTTAAGACGGCAtcaggagagcagagagaaagatggcACAAGTGGAGCAAGAGAACCAGGTGACATACGGCCACACAATACATATACAAACCTGTCTATGAAGATTTTCTAAATGTGTCTAATGCAGCCTCAATTTGAGAAATGCCTCGTGTAGGTGCAGGGCCTTTAAACCACAGTGGGTCATGTGTTTGCCTTGATTAAATAATGTGCAAGCAAGTCCATTCTAACTTCCCTGCTCTTAAACCATCGGATGCATTTTGAGGTAACTGTGTATCACTGACTGATCTACAGTCCTCTGTTGAACACAGCTGCAAcattttgtgtatgtaaaaatacaatacaatgtaTTTTTCCACTTCTCCCCACATAAATATGTAAGTGCACCTTTATCATCTGGTTCCCTAAAAGTGTTAATGatcttttttcatgctgagaCTAGAAGCCATGTTCAATAATAGTCAAGCTGAGCTGCTCACCAATACAAATTTGATGCGTTTTTTATTATACTAAGTTTGTAGGAAACATAACATTTATCACTTCATGAAACATATCACACGTATGCTTTTAGGAACTGACTATTGTTATCCCTGTAAAATGTATTGTTCATACACTTTAATATATGTAGACATGTCTTGAATACAATTGCATTAAGACAAAAATCAGAACAAATTAACATTAAGTGGTTGTTGGAGCAGGAAAGCTCAGAAGCTTTTtgttgcatcacacacacattttgtgcGAGCAGCAGGGCCAACATAGGTCATGCAGAATGTCAATCAGAATGTCAGGCAGAGTGTCACGCTTCTCTCTGTTGTTATACGGCATCTGTGTGAGAGACGAGATACATGAGAAATGTGTTCATCTCCAGCATCATCGTTCACTCTGTttattctctctccctctatggAGAGCATCAGGGCACTTTGTAGGGAAAACACATCCACTTACATTTAAATTCACTCAGTGTATTTGACCAAATTCCCCTCAGATAACTGAACATACCTTCAGTGAGTCCACTGATGTCTCCTCATGTTCAGCAGCAACTGGATTGTCATTGCTCATTGGCTCCTCCAGCTCTTGCACCTGTTGATGAATTGTGCACATTTACAATAGGAACCACATTTTAGTATTTTGATAAAACATTTGTAGCTAATAAGTGACTGAAATGATTGAAATCATGTTCTTACTCCAGCGAATGGGAAGGCAGAGCTCTCCTGAATACAGATGAAGGCGAGCACAACGGCCACTGCAACTGTGGTTTAGTTGTTCAGCGGATAGCAACTAGACCTTTTCTGATCTTTAGGAGACTCTTGTCAGGTCTTTTGagttctgtctgtctgatggtTGAGTGTGTACAAAGTACTGGTATTTATACTCAGTCGGGCCATTGTTGCCTCATCACTGGCAGAACTCACCTGCTTCCAGTAAAGGGCTTTGCTAGTATTGGGAAATGTTCTGCCTTTGACTTTGGACCGTTTTGTTTGTTCCACAACAGCAATTGAACCATGAACTTTTAAAATATATGAAATGCACTTCTACCTAGAAACAGGACAGAAGTGTTAAAGACTGTAAGACTGCACAGGTCCAGCTATTGCATGGATGACTGAGCTGCATTTCTTTGACCTATGTAGAAAATCCTCCACCCAGGAAAGTGAACCTCTGGAAAATATTGTTTGCTCAGTGTAAAGGATGCAATTATGAAATAGCTTTAATCAATTTCAGTTTTTGCATAATGCATAATACACAGAAACCTGCAGTTCAACCAAATTAATCATCTTGAGAGCAGCAGAAAGGTATAGGCAAGATTTAAAGCCTCTACTTCAGCTGCACTGTCTCAGATGTTTCTGCAAAACAACAGTTTGTCCATATTTGATATCACGATTTTATGACCTcaacataaaatataacattGCTAGTGTGGCAGAAATAAAGTTCATACAGCCTATTTTATACTATGTGTACTCTAAGCATCTTTctggcacatactgtataattaaGACACATATGTCAAAGAGATTTGGTTTTAAATACCTATCGCAATAACCAAAATCCCCTATTTACTCTATTTCATTATTTGATAACCCTACTGGCCCATGTGCTGGCTTCAGGTGACCGCAACATCAGTGTCAACAACCTCAAATAGCTCCACATCTGTTGGAATGAGCCCgtattttgttaaatatttcCTTATCTTATCTTTCTAGCACATTATGTCTAGTCGTGATGAACACACttgcaaaataaataagtcCAAACGGTGTAATCCACTGAACATAATAACATTATAAATACTTAATTCCAGATGTTATTTTATGACACAATTTGATCCATCTTTGTTAAAGGAAGTAAAGGATGTTTAGTGACTGTTAACTGTGGTGGGGAAGTGAGAGAACATCTCAGTGTCTAttaaacagcagagagagaaagatgagatAAAAACAACAAGTGGAGCCAGAagacgtttgtttgttttattagaAAACTCTTGGTTTTCACTAAAGAGCATTAACACACCCGCAGAGGAGCCAGAGAACCAGGTGAtatacagcaacaacaaaaaaagtagaCTTTATATCTTTATAAATGTCCTCTAAATGTGTCTCATGCAGCCTCTAATTGCCTCGTGTAAGTGCAGGACCTTTAAACCAACGTGGGCCACGTGCCTAACGTGATTAAACGATATGCAACCAGCTCCATACCAATGTACCTGCTCTTAAACCAGGAGATGCATTTGAGACACGTGTGTATCCCTGGTGTTACATTTAATTCCTTTTGATTTTGAATGATCTACAGTCCTCTGTTGAAAACAGCTGCAATATTTTGTGGATGTTAAAGTACAATACAATGTATTTATCCACTTATGTGAAAGACAAAAGACATTAGCAAGGTGTTCTGTAGTATctgcagatatacagtatagtgtgtGGGTGATGTCACATCACTGAGCACATATGAAGTACAGCATCTTTAAGAGAAAAGAGGGTAACAAATGAATATATAGTGGTTGTTGTGGAAAATATCATGCTGGTGCAGGAATCTTCAAGTGCAGCAGATAGAGCAGATTGGAGCACCGCCGGGGGAAGTGGTGCAGCAATGAAGGCAGCGCAAGCTTTTGATTTGACGCTTCTCCCTGATGTTTAACAGCATCTGTGTAAAAGACAAGAGACATGAGTAAAATGTTCACCTCCAACATTATCTCTCACTCTGTTTGTTTGCTCTCCTTCTCTGGAGAAAACATCAATTGGCTCATGGTATTTGACTTAATTCATTCGGTCAACTGAACGTACCTTCCCCGATGCCACTGACATCTCTTCATTTTCAGCAGCAGCTGGTTCATTATTGCTCATtggctcctccagctccttcaccTGTTGATGAATTTTGCTCGTTTAGGAACGACATCTTAGCGTTTTTAACACTAATAGCTAATGAGCAAATGAAAGGATTGAAGTCATGTTCTTACTCCAGCGAATGGGAAGGCAGAGCTCTCCTGAATACAGATGAAGGCGAGCACAACGGCCACTGCAACTGCAACACTAAATGTCTTCATCTTCGAGAGTAGAAGTGGTTTAGTTGTTCAGCGGATAACTTTTTCTGATCTTTAGGTGACTCTTGTCAGTCTGTCTGATGGTTGAGTGTGTAAAAAGTACTGGTATTTATACTCAGTCGGGCCATTGTTGCCTCATCACTGGCAGAACTCACCTGCTTCCAATAAAGGGCTT is a window encoding:
- the LOC141779729 gene encoding hepcidin-like; translated protein: MKTFSVAVAVAVVLAVICIQESSAVPATKVQELEEPMSNDNPVAADHEETSVDSLKMLYNNREKRDLKCRFCCNCCITGCGVCCSKRF
- the LOC141779728 gene encoding hepcidin-like, translated to MKTFSVAVAVAVVLAFICIQESSAFPFAGVQELEEPMSNDNPVAAEHEETSVDSLKMPYNNREKRDTLPDILIDILHDLCWPCCSHKMCV